In Syngnathus scovelli strain Florida chromosome 12, RoL_Ssco_1.2, whole genome shotgun sequence, the genomic window CAGTCCTTTTACTAAAAGGTaagcacaaaacaaataaaattcataatctTTGCGATGTGCAATGGATGGCTGTATCTTTGtgaaaatatgtatatttttcttGTAATCAGAATTGACTATGATAAAAGTGGTTATTACAAGTTTCAGGTCTTTTCTTTTGAAACCATTTGCATGCTtggaaaaatgtaaaatatccatccattttatataGTATGATTATGATACCAGTATAATAACATATGCACATATttcgaatctttttttttttttttttaccttcatcCAGGCTGGGGTGGTTTCACTCCACTGCACTACGCTGCCCTTCATGGTCACCGTTCCCTGGTTGACCTTTTCCTCAGCAACGGGGCAGACCCCAACTTGACATGCAATGCAGGACAGTCAGCTTTTCATTTTGCATGCAGGTACGTATTTGAAGACTCTACTCTGtagttattttatttgggaAAAACTGTCCATCTTGTAATGGATGATTGACTCCTGACAGGCAAGGAAACATTGACATCATTCATAAAATGATCAAGTATGGAGCTGATCTGCGTGCCGTAGATCTACAAGGAAAATCTTCTCTTCATCATGCCGTGACAGGGGGCAGTGTGTGAGTGAAGTCACCAAAACAAGTCAAATGCTCACATTTTGATCATAATTCAGACATGCATTGACCATGATGTACATTTCACAGTGTTGCAGTGCACTATTTGTGGGAGACAGAAATGTTCCGTTTCACAGACACAGACATGCACCAGGTGACCCCCCTTCACTTGGCAGCAACAACGGGCAACGCCGATATGATCCGATACCTTCTCAGAGACCAGGTAACACATAAAAAAAGGGAATGTGTAAATCGCTGTATAAATCAATTTACCATGTGCACAGCGTTGTGCCGTGGATGCTGTCGACCAAAAGGGGGCGACAGCACTTCACGTTGCAGCAGAACGAGGCTGCGTGGAGGTATGTTGGACCCTGCTGCAAAAAGCTGGATGCAGGATCCTTCATGAGAAAAACATCAATGGCTTCACACCACTGGACCTCAGTAAACAGGGGAAAACATTCAGgtgaataataaaattaatttaaGATTATGCCTTCACTGCACACATGGctgtgcttttattgtgcagGCATCAACAACTCACCAAACTGCTGAGCCAGTACATGAATGTGCCAATTCACCACAAGCCCAAAGAATCTCACGGTAGATATCACCTGTAATGTTTAAATACGGTTTTGCACAACGGACACAATTCTGAGACATATACatttacttgtgtgtgtgttttgcttgtGTCCCCTTAATACTAGTTGTGTACTACTGGACACTGTTTTTTCCAAGCCTGAGTGGAGCCACCATTCTTCTAGTAGCAGCCATGACTGGGGGTTATGGTGGTCTCCTTTGTTGCTTAGGTTTCCCCTGGCTGGCCATAAACATCTTCACTCAATCCCACCGTATGGCCACTTATCAAAGGTTTGACAAACGTGGCATGTTTTAAGTATGTGTTATGTTTCCAACATATTTTATGGCACGTTGGATCTCTTTGTTCAGATCGCAGATATCTTCTTTCCAGGTTACCCAACCCCGTTTACCTGGGAAGCCTCATCGCCGGCATGCTCCATTCCTTTTTCTGCTTTTACGGGAAAATAGCACCTAATATCCTAATATTGTTTGCTACATATGCATGATTTTAAGCTTTTTGAGTACATACCTCAAGTCATATCCTTAACCTAATGTAATGTGTGTGGACGAACGTTGCCCTGGTCCAGGTGTCGACGGTCCACCTCTGCTTCGTCCTCGCTTTGTTCTATAAGGTTCTGACTCAAGACCCTGGGACAATGGACGAAGTAAACGCTGATCCTCGGTTCTCCTGCATCGCTGACCTAGTAGAGACGAACCAGAGCATTCATAGGTTCTGTCCCTACTGTGAGGTAAGACatactggacatgggtcaataCTGGACAAAAATGATCACCTCCTGGGTCTCCTTTCATCTACAGTTGTTCCAGCACGACTACACGAAGCACTGCAAGCTCTGTGACGTGTGCGTTCAAGACTACGACCACCACTGCCTTATTCTTAACCGGTGCATCGGACGAGCTAACCAccgcctcttcctcttctttatCCTCTCCATGGTCATGGGGCACTTGTTGtttgttgccacggcaacaagcTACCTGTACAACAAGATGTCAGTCAGCAGTTTGTCATCATGGCTCACGTTCCTGGGGGTTGAGTTCTGGGTCACAGTGATGACGGTTATGAACGCTATAACACTCTTGTGGGAGTTGTGGCTGCTGACAGAGCAGTTTTGTGCCATCGCCATAGCAACAACTACTCACTTCAGACATTGTAAAGATGTCAGGCGACATAGGTCACTTGGACAGCGCTGTGTGGTGGTGCTGACGTTTCTGCTTGCGGGACGGAGGCGGCTGGGGAATGGATCTACAAAAGATGACAAAGTCATGATGGACATTTAAAACGGTCACACCTTAAATGATGTTTACTAATCATCTTAACGAAGTGAATTGTCCAATAGGATCCCTTCAGACTGCAGGTAAGTGTGACACAaagcagatattttttttatccatatGCGTACATGATCTGGATCAGATTTCTTTTTTATGTATggctcaattttttttcaaatccaaaCTGGGTCTTTTTAAAATGTAGTCCTAGATCGGCTTCCAAT contains:
- the si:ch211-223a10.1 gene encoding uncharacterized protein si:ch211-223a10.1; the protein is MHPMPSSSLGNDGIFDFIQTGNLEQCKVIIQNDRSVLLLKGWGGFTPLHYAALHGHRSLVDLFLSNGADPNLTCNAGQSAFHFACRQGNIDIIHKMIKYGADLRAVDLQGKSSLHHAVTGGSVVAVHYLWETEMFRFTDTDMHQVTPLHLAATTGNADMIRYLLRDQRCAVDAVDQKGATALHVAAERGCVEVCWTLLQKAGCRILHEKNINGFTPLDLSKQGKTFRHQQLTKLLSQYMNVPIHHKPKESHVVYYWTLFFPSLSGATILLVAAMTGGYGGLLCCLGFPWLAINIFTQSHRMATYQRLPNPVYLGSLIAGMLHSFFCFYGKIAPSVWTNVALVQVSTVHLCFVLALFYKVLTQDPGTMDEVNADPRFSCIADLVETNQSIHRFCPYCELFQHDYTKHCKLCDVCVQDYDHHCLILNRCIGRANHRLFLFFILSMVMGHLLFVATATSYLYNKMSVSSLSSWLTFLGVEFWVTVMTVMNAITLLWELWLLTEQFCAIAIATTTHFRHCKDVRRHRSLGQRCVVVLTFLLAGRRRLGNGSTKDDKVMMDI